CAAGATATATCCACTGTACAAGCTAAATCTTTGCCATAAGGCGTGGCCCAAATTACTTCTTGATATATAGGCACATACTACTTAACAACAAAAAAATGGCACACCATTTACTCTTTTCATTCACAATGTAAAGTTGCCACAAACATTGCTCTATAGACATGGCCTAATGGGAAACTGGTTCCACTGAATGCTACAACCAAAatattttctgttgatctttaTCAAAGTTAAACATGCGTGCGAGACATAAACTGCTTCCTTGAGTAAATCTGTACATTCAATCAAATAAACATCTGAAATGATCTCGGAAATAAACACCTGAACTATATAGGAGTACTTGCTAGCAAACCACTGCTGCTTTCTTGGATCTTGAACACATCATGTAAAAATCGGTACGTTTGGTGTTTGCTTCCCAGAGAGATCACACGGTGGAGAAAATTAATAGTCCTGTTGATAGATGTCAGCAAATGAAAATTCTATCCGCTGGAGCTGCTGCGTTGGCAACATTCAGATAGTTGACATCAACAGCATGCTTTCCAAAATCATCTGCAGGATTATTCAGAGAACAGTTAGGTTTTCGAATTTTTAGTAAGTGTTTGTGTCACAGCGACAGATACAATGACAAATCAAACCTTCATATATTGTCCGTACAATCTGAACATAGTCGCGTATCATGTCTTGATATATAATTCCATCTGGATGTGCATCCAAGACGACTAACACTCCTGTATGATTGCAAATTTGACAACAAAATGTCCAGTTAGTATGTGCAAAACAGGAAACAGTTAATCTGTATCAGCATACCTGGTGCCAACCAAGCTTTCGTCTCACTGGATGGCAATGGAGCTAACCAAAGGATATTACGTAGATTCATAGAGTCGTCATATGGTACATCAGATTCTGTTAAGATAGTGAATTTTTTAATCAAATGCAAGCACACAGTGCAAGGAAAATTTAGATTAAGATTTCATATGCATCTGACTGAATCATACCAGTCTGGCAATATCCCAAATTGTAAGGGAACGATTCCTTATCAAATGCTGGATATTCTTTGGCATGAAACCTGGTTCAGAAAATAATCAACATGGCTAGACCTAACAACTAACACACTGTTTCAGGAAGACATAATATTTCTAGTGGCATAGTAAAGATCATCTCTCAACCGAAACAATCTTTTCACAATCCTATGATCAAAATGCTTAGTCCTACCTATCTAACTCGACTAACAAgaccctgcaaaaaaaaaaaaaactcgacTAACAAGAGCTTAGAAAGTCCTATCTCCATTTTACTTTCACCAAGAGGCAGCTAACTTCCAGTTTAAGTTTGCAAGCAATTAATCTTATGCTGTAAGTACAGATTGGCATGCTAAAGTCAACAAATTGTGATGCTACCAAACCTGCCCAGATCATAAAAACTGTTGTGCTATAGTTATCGAAAAGAAGCTCGAACCTTAACCATAAGAAATTTGAACTTACAGAATCCCAAGCCTTCCTGTCCCTGATGCCAGGAAGAGATGCCCATGGAATAAATCATACCGAGTCAGTGATACATTTAATCCAACCGATGGTCCTCGTGCAGCAATCAATTCAAACAGAAATGCAAAGTATGAATTGATTTCCTGGTCATAACACAAACATGTAAGACATGTAAACAGTGCCGAACATAAAAGTAAAAGAAATGTCGGCTAGAACTTGAGCCAAACACTGACCTCGTCAGCAAAGTGTCTTCCATACGGTGTTCTTGTGAGGTGGCATTTGCTCTTCTTCGTTCCCTCAACATCAGGCACCTAACGAGGATACCATGGTAGATTTTGTTAGGAAAAAAGAGCATATTCCGGGCGTTGGAAAATTTGGGACTATATGCGCATGATATATAGCTCACTCCAGAACAGTACCCTATTCTGTTTCCAGATCATCTAAACCAAACTGAATTTCTCCACTAAAAACTCACACAGTATCTTATCCCACATTCGGATCATGTAGAAACAAAACTGAATTATCAGCAGAAGACTGCATCATTTCCCACCTATCAACCAATGCCTGCTCTAGCGCCCCTCGAGACCTCAAATTCCATCCTCCCCCAAACTATCCGAGACCCTAAACGGTGCAAAATTTCACGCCTCCCGGGAGCAATCGAGGAAAACGAGCACTCACCGGCAGCATGGTGGGGTCGAGCAAGCGGTGGATGGCCCCAGGGTCGCCACCGGAGTCGACGGCGAGGCGCGCCAGCTCCAAGACCGGCGCCGGCGGCCACATCACCATCGCATCCGCCTCGGCCGCATCGCAGTCTTCCAGCAAAACCTTCCGGGAGCCCTTCCAGGGATACGCGCTAGACACGGCGGCGGGGTTGGCCGGGGAGAGGAACCGGAGGCAGGAGCTCAGGCGCGAGGCCTCCCGGGCCGGCACCCGCGCCGCGGCGCGCGGGCCGGCGAGGACGGCGAGGAGGTCGGCGGCTACGGTCCGCGGagacggccgcggggaggaggaggcggccgaggaggggaggggagaggaggaggaggagcaggagacggcggcgaaggagacgccgagggagagggagacggcggcgaaggcCAGCTTGAGCGAGAGGGGAGGTGACCTGAACCGGAAGCGTTCCATCCCCTACTCCAACTGCCTTTTGCTTCTTGAGAAAATCCACCCCGCAGACCACAGCCAACACTTAAATCAAACGGTGGAGCAGTGCTGTTGCCGTGCATCAGAAGGCGCGATCGTGAAAAACGACGACCAAAATGAACTCATTTTAAAAATATTTCACAAAATGATCCTATCTGCACGACGACCGGGCCCGGGGTGCCATGCTAGTCATCATAACACCCTGGTCAAGTGCGCCATTCAAGGCGCTGATCTACCACGCCGACATCGACGATGGTTGGGCCCATATGTTGGCGCATGATGCCCCAGGCAGGGGCGCTATGCGCCTATGCCGATAGACATGACACCCTGGGCCGGGGAGCCATGCCCCTTCgcaaaaatgaaaaaacaaaaaaccaGGGCCAACGCGATTCGCTGCATACCCGAGCCAGAGGGCTCATTCTTTGTTCATGCCTTCTCTCGTCGCCCTTCTCCTCCCTCCCAATTCATGGTGAAGAAGTATGGATCGAGGGGAAAACTGGTGGATCTTCTTCCCTCCCAATCCTCAAGGTATTCCCCCAactttcccctttttttattggtttttttttttgcattgagCCCATGTgtagaaaccctagttcatcccttttttcaaaatttgttgatATTTGCGCCTGTCTTAGAAATGTATGGGTAGGGATTTGTATGGTGTGATTAGGATTTGGTACTTATAGTTGGATTTTTTATTATTATGTATGAGCTATTATTTGTAGCAATTTTGAACATGGGAATACTAAGGTTGTTTGTAAATGTGTATATGCATGTTCACTTGTATGGATGAGTTGGCCTAGGTACTTTTTTGCACTTGTATGTATCCATTTGTTGTGTGGATATGGATATTTGCACATGTATTATGTTTGTATTTGCACGATGTTTACAAATGACAAGGAGGCTTACGACATACATTATCTCACTCGTGTCTCGTTCGATGTCGAAGATGAACCCTTGTGCAATCACGACACTCATTGATCGATAGCGGCCTGAGACACATACTTTCCACTTATTTGCTGGAGAGATGACGATTACTTTGCAGGATGTTCCACTGATCACTGGACTCCCCATCAAAGGAGAGCCTATTTGTTTTAGCACATATTTCGAGGGATGGCGTGAAATTATGGTGGGACTCATCTGGAGGAACCCGGGGCCTCACGCCTCCATGACTCACGTGAGCAGATAGATATATGTTTGACCAACAAGGCACAACATcgtgaaccaacatgtggttgaatggttaggaggacagtgataCCCCCAGCCtgtcagggttcaagtcctgggcTTGACATTGATGTtcgcattattcttggatttatttcAGACTTCTAGCGATGTTcgttcagtgagaggagacgttcccgtcgattgCAAAGCGCGTGTCATAACTTCGTAAAATCTAAAGATGTTATGCTAGCTCAATCTCTCAGATGTGCTCATAGAGATAGAGTGTGCACTCACAAGTATGAATGTATGCTCGTTTAGGCTTTGATTATGCTATGTTAAAAAAAGGAGGCACAACATCACAACCGGGCTCACAACAAACATCCAACCTTACGATGCACCACACACTCTCATTTCCTGGAAGCTTAGTATTTGTAGTGATTTCACACAAAAAAAGAAGAGATCGGCGGATCATGGGATAGATAACAAATCAGCGGCCCAGAACTTAGTCCAACGGAGTCATAATATGTAATCACTAATTGAGAAGTACCCCTTCCACCTCTCAGGTTGCGGTAAGTGACGCGCTGTatgcgcgccacttgtcgcaacttgGGAGTATTCCCTTTTTCGTATCccatgggaggccgccgccacttgtaTCCTATGGAGGCCGACGTCGGCGCGTCCCCGGCTTGTACAGCCGACAACCTGTCTGGTCTTTATCTCAGACCATCCTGGGCACACCCGTCTGGGTTCCACTGAAGCACCCTCTTTACCTCTTCGATGAGCGGCGTAGCCGGACATAGGGAAGATACGGGAGAAGAATATGCCTCCAGGACTCCTGGCAGTCCGGTTAGCGGGCTGCCGGATATGAAGAAGACATAGCGATCCGTCGTGGCCCGCCGAGACTAGTGTAGTCTATCCTTGTCATGGGAGTGAAGCTCCACGCGATTGTACGTGCACATAATTTTACCTTTTTAGTTGAAAATATATCCAAAATGTAACCGTTTTCATCTggtttgtatgaaatccgtcatgtttatctGAAATCCAGCcgagtttgcatgaatttcatccggtttattgaaaaaaagtttgaaatgtatgcggctagcgttggatgacggctgatgcgtccattttgcatcatgttttcctaatgTTATTCATTATGTTTGGGAATTGTTATTTCACCTCATGATGCAATTAttatgccttttctcttttttttgcaagtTTCAtctgaagagggagattgccgacaACTGGTATTTTTGGACCGGAAAGGGCTACATCAGAGataactattctgcacaactccaaatgacataaaaatttacggagaactgttttggaatatatataaaatattggcgGAGGAAACACCAggatgcgccctacccccctgggcgcccccgaGCTTGTGGCGCCCCTAGCAGGCCTCTGgggtccatcttctcctatatgatgccatttgccttagaaaaaatagaagaagactttcgggacgaagcgccgccgtctcgaagtGGAAcctggcaggagcacttttgctcttcggTGGAGCAATtgcgccggggaaacttccctctaggagggggaagtTGAAGCCATCGGCATCACCAACAATCATCTCATCATGGGAGgagcaatcttcatcaacatcttcaccagcatcatctcatctcaaactctagttcatctcttgtattcaatcttccCAAAACCTCagtttggtacctgtgggttgctagtggtgttgattacatcttgcagttgatgctagttggtttttttggtggaagattatatgttcagattcttaatgatattcaataacccttcgatcttgaacatgaatatgatttgtgagtagtactgttgttcttgaggacatgtcagaagtcttattataagtaatcatgtgaagttggtattcgttcgatattttgatgatatgtatgttgtttcttcctttagtggtgtcatgtgaacgtcgactacatgacacttcaccatacttgggcctaagggaagacattgtggagtaataagtagatggtgggtagcaagagtgacagaagcttaaaccctagtttatgcgttattctgtATGGGGCTAATTTGTATTGCTatgattagatttatcttaattcttctttcttagttgcggatgcttgcgagagggggtaatcataagtgggttgcttgttcaagtaagaacaacatccaagcaccggtccacccacatattaaattataaAAGCAGCGAACACGAATCAACTAAATATTATGAACGTGACTAGACGACAATTTCCATGTGTACTCGAGACCACTTTGCTTTATGGAGTATAAGAGAACTTTCAGGCTTGCCCTTTGCTATAAAAAgaattgagccaccttgctgcacctttgctactattgttatttgttacccgttacgaattatcttgctaCAAAATTACCTATCACTGTTACCTACAacacttacagagaataccttactgaaaatcacttgtcgtttccttctgctcctcattaagttcgacactcttatcgaaaggactacattgattccttatacttgtgggtcatcggcgGCCTCCCGCATTCTTGTTCGCGGATTGGTCACCCTGTCCATGGACAGATGCGGGAGAAAATTTGTGGGCTGCCGTTGGAAATGCTCTTAGTATGTGTAGTGATTTCACAAAAGGAAAGGAAGAGGTCGGTGGATCGTAGGATGAAGAACAAATCAATGACCCAGAGCTTAGTCTAATGGAGTCATAGTACTATATCAGGCATCTGAGGTGATGGGCCAGGGCGTCCCCGGTTGACCCAAAAGGCTAGTTAACCATTCTCTTTTATAAAATAAGTGCTATGAACCAAAAAACATTTTCTTAATAAAAACAGTGGAGCCTAACTATTGAAATTGGCATGTTCTTAATTTGTGGAAAATATCATCCTCTAATAACAACCATGGATGTTAAAAATATATTTAAACTTGCCATGGCCTATAATTTGAGTTGCCATgtaaagaaaaaggagaagaagaatgccATGATAAAAAACTTCATCTCTTAATAAACCAAAAGAATAATCTTTTAATATAAAAATGTCATCTCTTAATATACAAAAAATGCCATCTCATAATAATAAAAAATGGCATCTATTAATAATAAgcaaaaatgccatctcttaataataaaaaaATGCCATCCCTCGATAATAGAAATGACATATCTTAATCAACAAAAAATGTCGTTGCTTAATAAACAAAAAATGCCATCTCGTACTAATAGAAAATGCCATATCTGAATTAAAAATGCCATTTCTTAATATGAAATGACACGCCATCTCTTAATAAGCTAAAATGCCATCTCTTATAGTAACAAAAAAAGAGCCATCTCTTAATATAGAAACGCCATCTCTTAATAAATAAAAAATGCCATCTCTTCATAATAAAAAATGTCATGTAGAAAAACAAAACTTGACTtgtcaaacaaaacaaaaaaggggGTAAATGTTTAAATCGCCATATGACATAGTTCAGAAATTTATAAACTGCCATGTAAAAAATTCTAGTAAAATTgccatctgttgaaaaaagaagaaaaaagcggGGGACTGTGATTTGATCGGAGGTCTCCTGGTTGAAGCAGCGCATGGCTAGCCATTATGGTAAGTCAAATGTTTTTAATAGTCATGCGTTCGCTGGCTTTCATTGTACAGCAAACCAGTTTCAAAATCCGACATGCCTCCGATCCAGCTGCATGATTCGTGCAAATGAATCTGACGGGACAGAGCGCGTTCGCTAGGATTGGGCCCCAGCGAATGTTCGCCGGTTAGCATATCCCTTTTAAAGCAGCTAAAAATGATTAAAAGAAATGTTGCACACGCCCAAAACCTAAGCATATCTTCTTTTCCTCTTTTGCCTTCAAGCCCTGCCGCAGAATCAACCCGAAACCCTGCCGAAACCCACCGCGCTCCATCCTGTTCCGGCGAAAGATGAGGTTTGCGGTGGCGAACACGCCGGGGCATTGCCGGGCTGGGAGGTCTACCACGGCACTTCTGTTGCTGATCCGGGCTTTTGGTTCAGTGCTGCCGTCCTCGGGGGCACCTGAACCATCGCGGCCCCAGCCGCCGCAACATGGATCTTGAGTGTTAGCAGTTAGCTAGTCTCTCCCTCTCACCTCTCTCCACCGTGCGCACGTACTGCATGCGGTCGCCCACGATCCATGCACGTAGCCACGACCTGGCGCTCTGCGCCTCTGTTATAACATGAGCTATATATACGAGTGTATAGATCAGAGAGCACCTAAGGTGCGATCTCCTCTCCCCGTAacattctacatggtatcagacgcAGGACTCGTTCCTCGTCCCTGAAACCGCTTCCGCTCTTCTCTGCACCTCACGATCATGGCCGCTCCTCCACCTCCCCACCGCGGCCCAACCCTGTCGCCGGCGGCGGCTCGCCCGCCACACCGCCCTCCTCCCAGAGCCACCACCAGACCCTTCTCACCCCCTCTGCCTTCACGCGCGGGGCGCTCTTCGTGCCGGACccgacggcttccacctccgcgcCCAACCAACCNNNNNNNNNNNNNNNNNNNNNNNNNNNNNNNNNNNNNNNNNNNNNNNNNNNNNNNNNNNNNNNNNNNNNNNNNNNNNNNNNNNNNNNNNNNNNNNNNNNNNNNNNNNNNNNNNNNNNNNNNNNNNNNNNNNNNNNNNNNNNNNNNNNNNNNNNNNNNNNNNNNNNNNNNNNNNNNNNNNNNNNNNNNNNNNNNNNNNNNNNNNNNNNNNNNNNNNNNNNNNNNNNNNNNNNNNNNNNNNNNNNNNNNNNNNNNNNNNNNNNNNNNNNNNNNNNNNNNNNNNNNNNNNNNNNNNNNNNNNNNNNNNNNNNNNNNNNNNNNNNNNNNNNNNNNNNNNNNNNNNNNNNNNNNNNNNNNNNNNNNNNNNNNNNNNNNAGCACGCCGTCACCGACCACATCGGTGGCCCGGCGCGCCCCCTTGACCCGGCCTGGGCGCAGGACGACGCCCACGTCCTCTCCTGGCTGTACAACCGCGTCAGCCCGGAGGTCTTCGGGCTCATTCACCAGCGCGGCGCTACTGCCGCCGCCGTTTGGGAGTCCATCTGCACTCTCTTCCTCGAGAACGTGGAACACCAGGTGGTGTTTCTCTCCACCGAATTTTGCCGCATCGAGCAAGGTTCCTCTTCCATCCTCTCCTTCTTTGCACGGCTCAAGGACTGCGCCGACCGCCTCGCCGAGCTCGGCGCGCCCGTCACCGATCGCGATCAGGTGCTCAACATGTTCTGTGGGCTTCACCCACGTTTTCGCTATGCCGTGCCCATCCTAACGATGCAGACACCGTTTCCGACCCTGCTGCGCTGCCGTGCCTTTCTGCTGTTGGAGGAGAGCCGTCTCTCTGCCGACGGCACCACTGAGACTGCCATGCACGCCGCCCGCGCCCcggccaacaacaacaacaacaacactccgggcggcggcggcggcggtaacGGCGGCCCTGGGAACGGTCCTCCACGCGGCGGCGGGGGACGCTACAAGGGCAAAGGGAAGGCCAACAACTCCGGCGGGGGGCAGTCGTCCCACTCCGGCGGGGGTGGGCATGCACAACGCCCTCCCGCTCCTGCAGCTGCACCGTGGACCGGCATGGTTCACGCCTGGCCGATGCCGTGGCGCGCCCATGCCCCGGGCGCGGGCATCCTCGGCCCTCGTCCTGGCGCGAACACACCGTTTGCGGGAACTACCTCGCACCATGCTGCTGGTCCGAGTGCTCCGGGCGCTCCGGGCATCCCTGCGACAGCGCCTCCCGTGGTCTGGCAGCATCAGGTTGTGCCTCCACACCCGCTCTACGGCGCCCCCAACACCGGTCTCTACAACCCGACCGCGCCTGCATGGGACCAGGGCGCGCTCATCCACGCCCTCAACTCCATGACgatgcagtagcagcagcagtctcCACCGACCGCGGACTGGTACCTCGATACGGGGGCGACGTCCGGTATGCTCTCCTCCTCCTTTCCCCATACTTCATCTCGCATCGTTGTCGGCGACGGGACCACGCTTGCGACCACGCACACCAGCCACACCACCATCCCAACCTCAGGCCCTCCTATCTCCCTCCGCAATGTTCTTGTCTCCCCACACCTCATTTGAAACCTAATCTCTGTCAAAGCTTTAGCTCGCGATAACCCATTAAATGTTGAATTTGATGATTTCGGTTTCTCTGTCAAGGATCGAAGAACGAAGAGGGTGATCCTCCGCTGTAACTCGGACGATGACGAGCTCTACCCCATGTCGTCCGCGCCCGCATCCCGTGATCACCACGCGCTCACCGCCACCATCCGCGATCTGTGGCACCAGCGTCTCGGCCATCTAGGTGGAGATGCCCTTGGCCGCACTCTTCGTCTCACGGGCATCGACTGCGACCACTCCGCCCCCGGTGTCTGTCATGCGTGTCAACTAGGGAAGAGCACTAGGCTCCCGTTCAGCTCATCTGGACATGTATCTTTCTTTCCGTTTCAGTTAGTGCACTGTGATGTATGGACCTCTCCCGTGCAGAGCAACTCCGGTTGCCAATACTATCTACTTATCCTTGATGACTATAGTCACTTTGCATGGACTTTTCCTTTGCGACACAAGTCCGATGTTCTTCCCACGATCTGCACGTTCTTCACCTTCGCAcgcacccaattcaaccttcccatCCTCACGGTCCAAACGGACAACGACAAGGAGTTCGAAAACGCAGCCTCACGCGCTCTCTTCTCCTCGCTCGGCGCCCAGTTACGCATGTCCTGCCCTTACACCTCACTGCAAAACGGGTGGGCAGAGCGCGCACTCCGCACCCTTAACGACATCACGCGATCGCTCCTCGTCCACGCCCACATGCCACACTCCTACTGGGCCGAAGCACTTCAAACTGCCACTTTTCTCCTCAACAGACGGCCGTGTCGTCCTCGCCACGATCACTCGCCGTTCTTCCTACTCTACGGTGCCCAACCTGACTATACCGCAATGCGTGTGTTTGGTTGTCTCTGCTACCCGAATCTCACAGCCACAACTCCGCACAAGCTAGCCCCACGCTCCGCTCCGTGTGTCTTCCTCGGATACTCGCACGAGCACAAGGGCTACCGGTGTCTCAACTGTGCCACCGGGCGCGTGGTGACCTCGCGGCATGTCGTCTTCGATGAGGGCACGTTCCCTTTTCGCGTCAACACAAGCGTTCCCACCCAGCCAGATACATCTCTCCTTGACGACCTGGCCAACCTACCTTTCGTTCCACAACAACCCATGACTGTTCGTCCATCTCACTCATCCCCTCCCACCATTGTGGACGCGCCCACGCCAGCACCAGCGCCTGCTGCCATGGCAGTCCCCACGTCGTCCCCTCCCACAACCGGACCCACGTCCGCCCTCCCCCCGCCCACGACACCCGAACCTGGGTCACTCACCTCCGCTCCCACGACACCTCCTCACGTGGAGTCGACAACCACTCCTGCTGCCGGCGCCTCCACTGCCTCGCCACCATCCTCACCACCGCCTCGCCGCCGTGCCTGCCCACGCCCAACACACCCCATGCAGACGCGTGCGCAAGCCGGCAAGTTTCTTCCTAACCCTAAATACCACCAGAACCTCACAACATCCACTACACCTGATATATCCCCGATCCCAAAAACCGTGCGTGCCGCCTTGCGCGATCCTTGTTGGTTGGCTGCGATGCAGGTGGAGTACAGGGCCCTCATGGAGAACAAGACCTGGAGGCTCGTACCGCGGCCGCGCGGTTCCAACATCGTCACCGGCAAGTGGTTGTTCCGGCACAAGCTCAAGGCCGACGGCACGCTCGAACGCTACAAGGCCAGATGGGTGGTTCGCGGCTTCTCCCAACGCCCCGGCGTCGACTTCGACGAGACCTTCTCACCGGTCGTCAAGGCGGCCACGATCCGTGTCGTCCTCACCGTTGCAGCATCTCGTCGGTGGCCCGTGCATCAAATGGATGTCAACAATGCCTTCCTGCACGGCCACTTGACGGAGCAGGTGTACTGCCAGCAACCCGCTGGCTTCGTCGACGAGGCTCACCCCGACGTCTGTCTGCTCGATCGCTCCCTCTACGGCTTGGAGCAAGCGCCACGCGCCTAGTTCGCGCGCTTCGCTGCGTTCGCCCGCAGCATCGGCTTCGTCACTTCTCGGGCGGACCCATCTCTGTTCGTGctccacaacaacgacggc
This region of Triticum aestivum cultivar Chinese Spring chromosome 2D, IWGSC CS RefSeq v2.1, whole genome shotgun sequence genomic DNA includes:
- the LOC123051605 gene encoding uncharacterized protein gives rise to the protein MERFRFRSPPLSLKLAFAAVSLSLGVSFAAVSCSSSSSPLPSSAASSSPRPSPRTVAADLLAVLAGPRAAARVPAREASRLSSCLRFLSPANPAAVSSAYPWKGSRKVLLEDCDAAEADAMVMWPPAPVLELARLAVDSGGDPGAIHRLLDPTMLPVPDVEGTKKSKCHLTRTPYGRHFADEEINSYFAFLFELIAARGPSVGLNVSLTRYDLFHGHLFLASGTGRLGILFHAKEYPAFDKESFPYNLGYCQTESDVPYDDSMNLRNILWLAPLPSSETKAWLAPGVLVVLDAHPDGIIYQDMIRDYVQIVRTIYEDDFGKHAVDVNYLNVANAAAPADRIFIC